The genomic region GATTGCGCAAAACCAAATTTACTGCACCTTTTGCTTCTGAATCTTTAAATGATAATTTTGTAAGTCTGTGCAAAACCATTAGCTTCTTCCTGCGCAGACCCCATGCTGATATATCTTGGCTGATATATTTTGTTAACACTTATGATTAAACTGCTCTTTGATCTTACAGGCAAAAAACTCAGACAGTTTAATCAACCTTAATGAGAAAGAAGGCTAGGGTTTGTATCGCCATCCAGAAGTCTTTCTAAAATGGGCGTATTATCGGAGCTATTTTCATCTTTATCAGATAAGTTGTCTATTGTATGCTCTAGATTTCCAGGCACATCCAAATGTTACTGGCACCAAACCCTAGCATGTTGCGCAATGATAAATGAAACAAACGACTCCCCTCTAGTTCATCAAATCTGACATTATGCCCCCTGTGTGCAAGACCATTCCAAATGAAGACAGTCAATTTGATTTGGAAGTCACTGATTCTTAGATCAGAACCCTAAATCCATTTACTGTGCCATTATTATTTGGCACAaaatcaaaaatagaaaacaagATAATTATCTCTtcaataaataatcataaaatattaTTTTGCCATACATAATCTACTAACAACATCTAGAAATAAATTATCTTTGATATCATAAATGTGCTAGAGTGTTTGTAATAACCAAATTCTATGTTGCTTAATCTAAAATTCCTAAGGTTCAGTCATAATTTGCAAATACTTTTTCAATGCTCATAATTTAAGTGTTGGATTGATTTTGGTAAATTTATTTTTGTTCACTCCTTTAGTACCTAAATATTGTGCATATGCTGTTCCAAAGAATCTAGTACATATATGCATGTTAGGGGCAAATAAATCTTGATTATTTATAAGGTGAAACGACTATAATAAAATCTTTTGAAAGTTTGTATAGATGTAATTTTTTATCTAGCAGGGATCATCATATGATAAAAGTTATGTGAtcacaaaatataataataaatatgacGTCGATCAAGAATCCATAAACAACATGTGACTTATATATAGAACCCCTTTTGAGAAAAACAAACTCTACATAAAAATGAGGTGAAGTATGTAATAGTCTTCAAATGAGAGTTACAACCACACACTAACACTCTTATAATGTCTATGTACACAAAATAATCTCATAAATTTCCATCTCACTTCCAATTATAGAGAAATGCTAGATGAATACTACAAATAGTTTCCTAAATAATGCACTATTAAACAATGGTAAAATGTAAATGCTCCAATATAAAAAATGAAGAAGCTATTTTGAGAATACTAAATGTAACTCCCAATGAGCCATAAATATTGAAACTAAATCCTATAATAATAATAAGTATCATCTTTGATTTGAACCTTCCTTATAATTGTTGATATTATAAAATAGACATTAAAATCATCTCCTAATTTATATGGAACAAACCGTTAGACCTCAAAATGTTCCACTAATCAATCCTTGAGTTGAGACATTtgctaaaaaaaaatatttgtaaacatCACAACCAATTATACCCTCTTTAGTAGTGAATATGACAATTAATATCAAGATTCAAAGAGAATCTAAAATACAAATTAATCATCCAATTACAACCTATGTGTCCAAGGATATTTTCTAGGAGTTTTGGAGACCGATGAATAATACATAAGATTACAAGGTAAATGACACATTAATCCTAACATTCCCCCCTCTATAAATTTAAGCATACACTAATAATTTTCTCCTTGTAACTTCCATATGAATCAATTGCTAATTGAATGTAAAAAGACCATAGCATGTTGCACAAATGTATACTAAGTAAACTCATAATAAATAGTATAATATAAGGAATCTTTCAAAATTTAGGTTTATTCATACTTCAAAATTGAATAGGTCAATTTTGGTGGCAAAAGATAAGAGATTTGAGGATTAAACAATCATTTCAAGATGTGGATGTAATTTGTGTAATTGAGTGTAAATAAGGGCATGATAATTAATAATTGGTgaatatgcaatgataaatgtacGTGAGATTAATAAAAGAAAAATGGACAAGAATTGAGATATGAGTAAAACTtaacacaaaaatgtgccatttgtcaagatattattatatttaagacattacattaaaataaatataaaaaattgaatgaaaaattATATGAATTATAAAATTTGGCTATCATCAATATATCtttagaaaataaaacaaaacaaaaataaataatttttaagaaacaataaataatgatatttaatttaaaatttgaactttaaattaagctttattattattttttttttagttaTAATACAATTTTgactatatattataatatatttttctttataaaGACGTCCTAAATAAAAGGAAAAGAACTACCATAGTTGATAAGataaaatacaataaaatataAGTACAAGAAATTTCAAAAAGAGAAGTGATGAAACATTTGCCTGATATACACTTAAATTCAATCCTTATCCAGTTCATGACCATTTTCTGCCAGGTTTTGTTTGTAGTTGCAGGTCCGCACTCTGAGCATTAGGAGGGGCCTCCATGGTTCATTGATTCACTCAGCCGAGGGTTAAACTTTAATTAGAAAGTTCCCAATACTTTTAAATATCATATAGTTTAATCTCGGGGAAATTCGAAGTTGAAATATCAATTAGCAAATAGTACATATGGTAGATAGGATGGCATGCTAAGAGAAATTATATGATTAATTATGTATGAGGATGAGTAGTAGTTACTTTGAAAATTTATCGTTATAAAGGTTATTGTTAGTTTGttctaattaattaatatttaattaaaataaatattagataaatTTTTTATATTCATGAAAATGATAAAATTGTTTGAACTAGTAAATTTAATTCAAAACTTTAAAATTGAGTCATGATAAAATATCAtactattatttttttttataaaaataaaataagaatttgtaaGTTCTATTTTAATGTAAGAACTTGAATCTGTATTCAAAGCTAAACAAACATTAACATCATATTCTGCTACTTATCTTCAGTGGAAAAGTCAagacattaataaaatagaataagaTGATGTAAGCTGAGGTCCTAGACTATAGGGGTTTGACATATTGATTTGAAAAATTGAAAGGGTCTTGGAAGCTAAACATTAACATTATATTCTGCTCCTTATCTTCACATGGAAAAGTCAAGTTAAGAGATGAAAAAAATAGAATAAGATGATGCAAGCTGAAGTCCCAGACTATAATGGTTTGGCATATTGATTTGtcacataaataaaatatattacatgtCAGATTAGATGATGTAAGGTGAGGTTCCATGTGCTAACATATTGGTTTATcacataaataaaatagaatacagGTCAGATTAAGATGATCTAATGTGAGGTCCTAGGGCCTAGGCTATACTGTGCTAACATATTTGTtattcacaaaaaaataaaatatatatcagATTAGGTATATTGATcacataaataaaatagaatacgGATCTatcacataaaaataaataaaatacagaTCAGATTAAGATGATGTAAGATGAGATCCAGTCTATAATGTGCTAAACTGTTATGCAACTCTTAGTTCAAACCTCCTGAAAACCTTAAACATAAGGTTCAATCTGCAGAAATAAGAATAAATTGCTACTAGATCATTTAGCGTTATACAAAGAGATTCATTAATGGCAGCTTCTCAAGTACTCCTTCCTTTGGCCTTCATTGCCTATCTGCTCTTGCTCCTCATCATCTATGTGTTTGGCCAGCAGCAACAGATAAGCATCAGCTCAATTGTGAACACTTCCATAGACTCAAAATGGATTTCGCCAAATGGAGAATTTGCATTTGGGTTTTACAATATAAAACCCACGCAATATTTGATTGGCGTGTGGTTTGACGAGATAGATATTCCTAAAACTCTAGTTTGGATAGCCAACAGAGACAAACCTCTTGAAGAGGGTTCTACTCTGCAGCTCAATGTGACCGGCCTCAACGTCTTTGATTCCCAAGGGAAGTTACAGACCATATTTCCTTCCCTCACAGGAGTAAATGCTGCTGAAATGAGAGAAAATGGTAACTTTGTGCTGCTAGACATATCTAACAACACCATCTGGCAGAGCTTCGACCATCCTACAGATACTCTCTTGCCTGGCCAAACACTGAAGCGTGGATCTAAAATCTATTCCAGAGCTACCAATGCAACCTATTCAACGGGGAGATTCGTGTTGGCGTATCAGAAGAATGGGGATTTGATCCTTTCACTGGCTGAGCGTTTGGGTGACAATTCTAGTGATTACTGGAGGTTAGCAATCGGTAATAATTCTACTGTGGGTGCTTCTAACTTGAACATTTCTACAAATGGATACCTATGTTTTGCAGACAGTTCCTCAGATGCAAGTATTACTCCATGTAGTGTTAGCGCCAGAAAGGCGAAGGAACACGCTGTTCGTAAAGTGAGCTTAGATGCCGATGGAATTCTGAGAGGGTATTTGTGGAGCAAGggagatggtgatggtgatgaaggTAATAATCCTACTCCTTCCTGGGTACCTGCATGGAAGGCCTTGGACAATCCTTGCCAAGTGAGTGGTCAGTGTGGATTCAACAGCATCTGTAATGTGACCCAGGATATGTTGGCATCCTGTACTTGCCCTCCAGGATTCTCTCTGGTTGATAAACAATACCCATTGAAGGGATGCCTTCAAAATTCTTACGATCAGATCTGCAGTGCCAATGCAAGCACTGCTGTAATGATGGAGCTTGAAAGTGTTGATTGGCCAGGGAATGACTATGCAACAATTTTGTCTTTTAATGAAAGTGAGTGCAAGCAGGCGTGCTTGGATGATTGTATGTGCATGGTGGCCATCTATGAAATTGGAATTTGTTGGAAGAAAGCAAACCCATTAAGGGATGGGCGCATCACATCTTCCAGTAAAGCTTTTGTCAAAGTACTATCTAAAGTCCTCCCTCCATCGACTGCACCGTCAGAGTATGAAGATCCGAGGAAGGAGTCCAGTGACACACTTATTATTTCCATTGCATTCAGCCTGGTGGGTTGCTTTTCTGCACTTATAGTAGTCATACTTATAATTTGGTTTTTTGTCTGTCTTCCCAAGCTCAGAACTCTACAAGAAAAGGGTTCATTCTCAGAGGGACTAAAAGCATTTACATATCAAGAACTATCCTCGGCAACAAAAGGATTTAAAGAAGAGCTGGGAAGAGGTGCCTTCGGAATGGTGTATAAAGGGAAACTGTTGGACGGAAGAATGATTGCTGTTAAAAAGCTTGAGAAGCCTATGAATCAAGACAGCCGTGGGGATGGAGGAGCAGGTGAAAAGGAGTTTAGAGCAGAGATGAATAGCATTGGAGCAACCCATCATAAAAATCTCGTTCAGCTGTATGGTTTCTGTGAGGAGAGCTCCCACAGGCTTTTGGTGTACGAATACATGAGCAATGGGTCTCTAGATCAGGTTCTCTTCAAAAGTGGCATCTATCTTGACTGGAATTTTCGCGTTCAGATCGCTCTTGGAATTGCAAGAGGACTTCTTTATTTGCACGAAGAGTGCATGAATCAAATACTCCACTGTGACATCAAGCCTCAAAACATACTTCTGGACGAAAATCTCAATGCAAAAATATCTGACTTTGGCATGGCTAAATTGATCAGGGCGGAACAGACGCGCACATTTACTCAGACGCGGGGTACCATTGGTTACATAGCTCCCGAGTGGCACAAGAATGTGGCAATCACTGTAAAAGTAGACATTTATAGCTTTGGAGTGATGCTGCTAGAAATTATTTGTTGCAGGAAAACGCTGGATCTGGATGCCCAGGATAATGAAATGGTTTTGTCTGATTGGGCTTATGACTGTTTGAAACGAGGAAGGCTGAGAAAGTTAGTCATGGAGCAGCTGTCCAAAGaggagttgagtgagttggaaagaatggtgttGGTGGGACTGTGGTGCAGTCAACAAGATCCCTGTTTTCGACCATCGACCAAAGCAGTTGTTCAGATGCTGGAAGGAACAATTGAGATTGCA from Cryptomeria japonica chromosome 3, Sugi_1.0, whole genome shotgun sequence harbors:
- the LOC131050305 gene encoding G-type lectin S-receptor-like serine/threonine-protein kinase LECRK4, which gives rise to MAASQVLLPLAFIAYLLLLLIIYVFGQQQQISISSIVNTSIDSKWISPNGEFAFGFYNIKPTQYLIGVWFDEIDIPKTLVWIANRDKPLEEGSTLQLNVTGLNVFDSQGKLQTIFPSLTGVNAAEMRENGNFVLLDISNNTIWQSFDHPTDTLLPGQTLKRGSKIYSRATNATYSTGRFVLAYQKNGDLILSLAERLGDNSSDYWRLAIGNNSTVGASNLNISTNGYLCFADSSSDASITPCSVSARKAKEHAVRKVSLDADGILRGYLWSKGDGDGDEGNNPTPSWVPAWKALDNPCQVSGQCGFNSICNVTQDMLASCTCPPGFSLVDKQYPLKGCLQNSYDQICSANASTAVMMELESVDWPGNDYATILSFNESECKQACLDDCMCMVAIYEIGICWKKANPLRDGRITSSSKAFVKVLSKVLPPSTAPSEYEDPRKESSDTLIISIAFSLVGCFSALIVVILIIWFFVCLPKLRTLQEKGSFSEGLKAFTYQELSSATKGFKEELGRGAFGMVYKGKLLDGRMIAVKKLEKPMNQDSRGDGGAGEKEFRAEMNSIGATHHKNLVQLYGFCEESSHRLLVYEYMSNGSLDQVLFKSGIYLDWNFRVQIALGIARGLLYLHEECMNQILHCDIKPQNILLDENLNAKISDFGMAKLIRAEQTRTFTQTRGTIGYIAPEWHKNVAITVKVDIYSFGVMLLEIICCRKTLDLDAQDNEMVLSDWAYDCLKRGRLRKLVMEQLSKEELSELERMVLVGLWCSQQDPCFRPSTKAVVQMLEGTIEIAVPPLPTPPPSPSTAASHGSTSTDHISFIR